A portion of the Limnochordia bacterium genome contains these proteins:
- a CDS encoding IS1634 family transposase gives MIMLVVFRLLSPDSEKQAFEERDRYFERFNFSLADVYRSLPHFSKIAKEFQCYSNSQVAAKYGHDTKIIYYNVTGLYFKTDEADESCKSGLSRGKRQVLTMQMGLAMDAGGIPLCYELFPGDTVEEQIFRPVIGAVGGNQGTGSIIVVANMGTNTGDNIFYLQDKGKETNFNGYVFGFSVRGGTKAFEDYVLSEQDYLDNNGQPAGKDVDLKVKSRVIVREIIVTMPSGEKGKEAVCEKQVVFWSRAHATKARVEREEVVKKAHDLAANPQKYTKATSYGAAKYVKNLKFDNKTGEVITVKEQPVFDAARVAEEEKYDGYYAIVTSELDMPDAEVIEAYHGLWEVEETFRLTKGVLETRPVYVSLQDHINAHFLTWFIALTIIRILQRKTGRLYSAEQIIEYLNRISCSHEHGNIYLFDYRSEISDAIGKALEIDFTNKRLPLGTIKEILAEAKK, from the coding sequence ATGATTATGCTTGTGGTATTCAGACTGCTTTCTCCGGACTCTGAGAAACAAGCCTTCGAGGAAAGGGACCGTTACTTCGAACGTTTCAATTTCTCTCTGGCTGATGTTTACCGTTCCCTCCCTCACTTTTCTAAGATTGCTAAGGAATTCCAGTGCTATTCGAACTCCCAGGTTGCTGCCAAGTACGGACACGATACTAAGATCATCTATTACAATGTCACCGGTCTCTATTTCAAGACTGATGAGGCGGATGAGTCTTGTAAGTCTGGATTGTCAAGGGGAAAACGCCAAGTTCTAACTATGCAAATGGGGCTGGCGATGGATGCTGGTGGAATACCGCTTTGCTATGAGCTGTTTCCAGGCGATACGGTGGAAGAGCAGATCTTCCGGCCAGTCATCGGTGCAGTCGGGGGAAATCAGGGTACAGGTAGCATTATCGTTGTTGCCAATATGGGGACTAATACGGGCGATAATATTTTCTACCTGCAGGATAAGGGAAAAGAAACGAATTTTAACGGTTATGTCTTCGGTTTTTCGGTTAGGGGTGGTACTAAGGCTTTTGAGGACTATGTACTTTCTGAGCAGGACTATTTAGATAACAATGGCCAACCTGCTGGTAAAGATGTAGACCTCAAAGTCAAAAGCAGGGTGATCGTCCGAGAGATAATTGTAACAATGCCAAGCGGAGAAAAGGGCAAAGAAGCGGTGTGTGAAAAGCAAGTAGTCTTTTGGAGCAGAGCACATGCCACAAAGGCTCGAGTCGAGCGGGAAGAAGTTGTGAAGAAGGCTCATGATTTGGCCGCTAATCCCCAGAAGTACACTAAGGCTACATCTTACGGTGCGGCTAAGTACGTCAAGAATCTGAAGTTTGACAACAAAACTGGTGAGGTAATCACGGTTAAAGAGCAACCCGTCTTTGATGCCGCAAGGGTTGCTGAGGAAGAGAAGTATGACGGTTACTACGCTATTGTCACCAGCGAACTAGATATGCCTGATGCCGAGGTGATTGAGGCTTATCACGGTCTGTGGGAGGTTGAAGAGACATTCCGCCTTACTAAGGGGGTCCTGGAGACTCGACCGGTGTATGTATCACTTCAGGATCACATTAATGCCCACTTCCTAACTTGGTTCATAGCCCTTACTATCATACGGATTTTGCAGAGAAAAACCGGTAGGCTTTACTCCGCCGAACAGATTATTGAATATCTTAATAGGATTTCCTGTTCTCA